In a genomic window of Rubrobacter calidifluminis:
- a CDS encoding lipid II:glycine glycyltransferase FemX: MENLGGGALQSWEWGEFRRTGGWDPLRLLDEDGGFAAQVLLRRMAFGLGSFAYVPHGPVCSSADLAGQAAEELAGYLLGQTDASLLVVEPRVEEGQGFEARGFEKSASSVQPRCTFILDVLPDEDAQLSALPKDARYSVRRARKEGVEVSNHRGASGELEGFLDLLEETSERQGFAIRPREYYRLFMQKLPATLVCASHQGRLLCGAIILCFGEEAYYLYGASASSERLYASYLVQFEALTVARRHGARRYDMWGPCRPTEGDPLLGVYRFKKKFGGEEKHYVGAHERALHPLRARLTHTALDAYYHLQRLRGRSQGPVAG; the protein is encoded by the coding sequence GTGGAGAACCTGGGCGGCGGTGCACTCCAGTCCTGGGAATGGGGCGAGTTCAGGCGCACCGGAGGATGGGATCCGCTCAGGCTTCTGGACGAAGATGGGGGTTTCGCGGCGCAGGTGCTGCTGCGGCGGATGGCTTTCGGGCTAGGTTCGTTCGCCTACGTCCCACACGGTCCCGTATGCTCCTCTGCGGATTTGGCGGGACAAGCCGCCGAGGAACTTGCAGGTTACCTGCTCGGCCAGACCGATGCCTCGCTCCTCGTCGTCGAACCGAGGGTGGAAGAGGGGCAGGGCTTTGAGGCCAGAGGATTCGAGAAGAGCGCGAGCTCCGTACAGCCCAGGTGCACTTTCATCCTCGACGTTCTCCCCGACGAGGATGCCCAGCTCTCGGCCCTGCCCAAGGACGCCCGCTACTCGGTAAGGCGCGCCCGCAAGGAGGGTGTCGAGGTCAGCAACCATCGAGGAGCCTCGGGAGAACTCGAAGGGTTTCTCGACCTTCTGGAGGAGACCTCTGAGAGACAGGGATTCGCCATAAGGCCCCGGGAATACTACCGTCTCTTCATGCAGAAACTTCCGGCGACCCTCGTCTGCGCCAGCCACCAGGGTAGGCTACTCTGCGGCGCCATCATCCTCTGCTTCGGTGAGGAAGCGTACTACCTATACGGCGCCTCCGCCTCTTCGGAGAGGCTCTACGCCTCCTACCTCGTGCAGTTCGAGGCGCTCACGGTCGCTCGCCGGCACGGCGCTCGCCGCTACGACATGTGGGGACCGTGCCGCCCGACCGAGGGCGACCCCCTGCTCGGGGTCTACAGGTTCAAGAAGAAGTTCGGGGGTGAGGAGAAACACTACGTCGGCGCGCACGAGAGAGCCCTGCACCCGCTGCGCGCCCGGCTGACCCACACGGCACTCGATGCCTACTACCACCTGCAGCGCTTGCGGGGCAGGAGCCAGGGACCAGTGGCGGGATGA
- a CDS encoding acylphosphatase codes for MTEDERIRAHVRVSGRVQGVFFRDSARSKARSLGVGGWVRNLPDGRVEAVFEGARDAVEEMVRWCGEGPPHARVENVEVSYEEPRGERGFEVL; via the coding sequence TTGACCGAAGACGAACGTATCAGGGCTCACGTACGCGTTTCGGGAAGGGTGCAGGGGGTCTTCTTCCGCGATTCGGCGCGCAGCAAGGCTCGCTCGCTCGGGGTCGGCGGCTGGGTGCGAAACCTCCCCGACGGCAGGGTCGAGGCCGTCTTCGAGGGGGCCCGTGATGCGGTCGAAGAGATGGTCCGCTGGTGCGGCGAGGGACCGCCCCACGCCCGGGTGGAGAACGTCGAGGTCAGCTACGAGGAGCCCCGGGGAGAGCGGGGCTTCGAGGTGCTTTGA
- a CDS encoding response regulator transcription factor: protein MEERVLIVDDDEALLEVISIVLASEGYEVLTAKDGSEALKIAGRERLDLVILDIMLPRMSGFEVLKKLRQQSDVPVIMLTAKSQSVDKVVGLELGADDYITKPFDTKELLARIRAILRRFGRQEGRVRDGVLRHGGIELDLEGYTATKDGKPVDLTPTEFKILALLMRRPGQAFTRTQISNAVSTGSHYLASRYIDVHISRLRSKIENNPSRPEIIQTVPSVGYRAAKHPPERRE from the coding sequence TTGGAAGAGCGGGTTCTGATAGTTGACGACGACGAGGCCCTGCTCGAGGTGATCTCGATAGTGCTCGCCTCGGAGGGCTATGAGGTTCTGACGGCGAAGGACGGCTCCGAGGCGCTGAAGATAGCGGGGCGGGAGAGGCTCGACCTGGTGATCCTGGACATCATGCTGCCGAGGATGAGCGGGTTTGAGGTATTGAAGAAGCTGCGGCAGCAGAGCGACGTGCCGGTGATCATGCTGACGGCCAAGAGCCAGTCGGTGGACAAGGTCGTGGGGCTCGAGCTCGGGGCGGACGACTACATAACCAAACCGTTCGACACCAAGGAGCTTCTGGCGCGCATCCGGGCCATCCTGCGCCGGTTCGGCCGGCAGGAAGGCAGGGTACGCGACGGGGTGCTGCGGCACGGTGGCATAGAGCTTGATCTGGAAGGGTACACGGCGACCAAGGACGGCAAACCGGTTGATCTCACGCCCACGGAGTTCAAGATACTGGCGCTCCTCATGCGGCGTCCCGGGCAGGCGTTCACCCGCACCCAGATCTCGAACGCCGTCTCCACCGGCTCGCACTACCTGGCGAGCCGCTACATAGACGTGCACATCTCGCGGTTGCGCTCCAAGATAGAGAACAACCCCTCGCGGCCGGAGATAATCCAGACAGTTCCGAGCGTGGGTTACCGGGCGGCCAAGCATCCCCCGGAGAGGCGTGAGTAG
- the ltaE gene encoding low-specificity L-threonine aldolase, with the protein MIDLRSDTVTRPTPQMRRAMFEAEVGDDVYGEDPTVRRLEEYVAGLLGKEAAVYAPSGTMTNQIGVYVNTSRGDEVLVHQDAHVFNYEAGAPALVSSVQVRQLPGEGGVISPETLRAAARPENVHFPRQSLLCLENTHNASGGRIYPLDAFAAVCEEARDLGLRVHLDGARLFNAQAATGIPAREWAALCDTVSVCSSKGLGAPVGSLLAGDSGTIAEARRARKALGGGMRQAGVIAAASLYAFEHNIDRLAEDHERAARLARGLSSAGYRVVPPETNIVLVEVGDVPRFLEALAARGVLATPRDSSTVRMCTHLDVSDEDVERAVEAAAGIARFGVAG; encoded by the coding sequence GTGATAGACCTGCGCAGCGACACGGTGACCCGGCCCACCCCGCAGATGCGCCGCGCGATGTTCGAGGCCGAGGTGGGGGATGACGTCTACGGCGAGGACCCGACGGTCAGGCGCCTTGAGGAGTACGTCGCCGGCCTGCTCGGCAAGGAGGCCGCCGTCTACGCCCCCTCGGGGACGATGACGAACCAGATCGGGGTGTACGTCAACACCTCCCGCGGGGACGAGGTGCTGGTGCACCAGGACGCCCACGTCTTCAACTACGAGGCGGGGGCTCCGGCGCTCGTCTCCAGCGTGCAGGTGCGCCAGCTTCCGGGGGAGGGTGGTGTGATCTCGCCGGAGACACTCCGCGCCGCCGCCCGCCCGGAGAACGTCCACTTTCCCAGGCAGAGCCTCCTCTGTCTCGAGAACACCCACAACGCCTCCGGCGGCAGGATCTACCCTCTCGACGCCTTCGCTGCGGTCTGCGAGGAGGCCCGCGACCTCGGCCTGCGCGTACACCTCGACGGAGCCCGGCTCTTCAACGCCCAGGCGGCGACCGGCATCCCGGCCCGGGAGTGGGCGGCGCTCTGCGACACCGTTTCGGTGTGCTCCTCGAAGGGGCTCGGCGCACCGGTCGGTTCGCTGCTCGCCGGGGACTCCGGGACCATCGCGGAGGCCCGCCGGGCACGCAAGGCCCTCGGTGGCGGGATGCGGCAGGCCGGGGTGATCGCCGCCGCCTCGCTCTACGCCTTCGAGCACAACATAGACCGCCTCGCCGAGGACCACGAACGCGCCGCCCGGCTCGCCCGGGGACTCTCCTCGGCCGGCTACAGGGTCGTGCCCCCGGAGACGAACATCGTCCTCGTCGAGGTGGGGGATGTCCCCCGCTTCCTCGAGGCGCTCGCGGCCAGGGGGGTGCTCGCCACACCCCGCGACTCCTCGACCGTGCGCATGTGTACCCACCTCGACGTCTCCGACGAGGACGTCGAGCGCGCCGTGGAGGCGGCCGCCGGGATCGCGAGGTTCGGGGTTGCCGGATAG
- a CDS encoding SAM hydrolase/SAM-dependent halogenase family protein, with protein sequence MRPICFLSDFGLADDFVGSCKGVIASIAPEAHIIDLTHDVPGFEIEAGAEILQHATRYMPPDTVYLAVIDPGVGTERRGIALSTGSGALMVGPDNGLLLPAARFLGGVRECVVLNNPRYRLHPLSNTFHGRDIFSPAAAHLASGISLTELGDSIPPAELVDLELPETGAQDIKDGFEARIISIDRFGNARLSVLQEEADFGYGSLLGVDVGDGEMKVRYVNTFGAAKPGELVLVPDSHWRLSLCINRGNAAQALSLSSGERVHVRLLERQDAGGG encoded by the coding sequence ATGCGGCCGATCTGCTTCCTCTCGGACTTCGGGCTAGCAGACGACTTCGTCGGCTCGTGCAAGGGTGTGATCGCCTCGATCGCCCCCGAGGCCCACATCATAGACCTCACCCACGACGTACCCGGTTTCGAGATCGAAGCTGGCGCGGAGATTCTGCAGCATGCGACGCGCTACATGCCGCCGGATACGGTGTATCTGGCCGTCATCGACCCGGGGGTGGGTACCGAGCGCCGCGGCATAGCACTCTCCACCGGTAGCGGCGCACTCATGGTCGGACCAGACAACGGGCTTCTGCTGCCGGCGGCGCGCTTTCTCGGCGGCGTCAGGGAGTGCGTGGTGCTCAACAACCCCCGTTACAGGCTGCACCCGCTCTCCAACACCTTCCACGGCAGGGACATATTTTCTCCCGCGGCCGCCCATCTGGCCTCCGGCATCAGTCTCACCGAGCTTGGGGATTCCATCCCCCCGGCAGAGCTGGTGGACCTGGAGCTTCCGGAGACCGGGGCCCAGGACATAAAGGACGGTTTCGAGGCCAGGATCATCTCCATAGACCGCTTCGGCAACGCCAGGCTCTCCGTGTTGCAGGAGGAAGCAGACTTCGGCTACGGGTCGCTGCTGGGCGTGGACGTCGGAGACGGAGAGATGAAGGTGCGCTACGTGAACACCTTCGGGGCAGCGAAACCGGGGGAGCTCGTCCTGGTCCCGGACTCACACTGGCGCCTCAGCCTCTGCATAAACAGGGGCAATGCAGCGCAGGCGCTCTCCCTGAGCTCCGGTGAACGGGTGCACGTCAGGCTGCTGGAGCGCCAGGATGCCGGAGGAGGTTGA
- the dnaJ gene encoding molecular chaperone DnaJ, translated as METKDLYKILGVSRGASQEEIRRAYRRLARRYHPDANPDDPEAEERFKEIQHAYEVLSNPESRRRYDQGPATFFGGERSAGNGGGFGGFSNLSDIFDTFGDVFGRGGRGRRSASRGDDVTVSVNLGFREALSGVTTRVSAPVEEECSTCGGTGAAPGTFPRTCPECGGRGTSSQDQGFFAFSSTCRRCGGSGTVIDRPCPTCRGSGRVRRARQVTVRIPSGAKDGMKIRIPGRGGAGRNGGPRGDLYVVTRVASHPVFERRGDDFVVELPVSFTEAALGAQVEVPRPEGGTLRLKIPAGTQDGKQFRVRGAGAPRPRGEGRGDMIVKIRVVVPERLNRREREILEAFADVHDEDVREELFRRVGEVR; from the coding sequence ATGGAGACCAAGGACCTCTACAAGATTCTGGGCGTATCCAGGGGAGCGTCGCAGGAGGAGATAAGGCGTGCCTATCGCAGGCTGGCGCGCAGGTACCACCCCGATGCCAATCCGGACGACCCGGAGGCCGAGGAGCGCTTCAAGGAGATACAGCACGCCTACGAGGTCCTCTCCAACCCCGAGAGCCGCCGCCGCTACGATCAGGGCCCGGCCACCTTCTTCGGTGGCGAGCGGTCCGCCGGCAACGGTGGTGGGTTCGGCGGCTTCTCGAACCTTTCGGACATATTCGATACGTTCGGGGACGTCTTCGGACGCGGTGGGAGGGGCCGTCGCTCTGCTTCCCGGGGGGATGACGTGACCGTTAGCGTAAACCTGGGTTTCAGGGAGGCTCTCAGCGGCGTGACGACCCGGGTGAGCGCACCGGTGGAGGAAGAATGCTCCACCTGCGGGGGCACCGGCGCCGCCCCCGGCACCTTCCCCAGAACTTGCCCGGAATGCGGTGGGCGCGGGACCAGCAGCCAGGACCAGGGGTTCTTCGCCTTCTCCTCCACCTGCCGGCGGTGCGGGGGTAGCGGCACAGTTATAGACCGGCCCTGCCCGACCTGCCGCGGCAGCGGGCGGGTGCGGCGCGCCCGCCAGGTGACCGTGCGCATACCGTCCGGGGCGAAGGACGGGATGAAGATCAGGATCCCAGGACGCGGAGGCGCGGGCCGGAACGGCGGGCCCCGCGGCGACCTGTACGTCGTAACCCGGGTGGCCAGCCATCCGGTCTTCGAGCGCCGCGGGGACGACTTCGTCGTGGAGCTACCCGTCAGCTTTACCGAGGCGGCGCTCGGCGCCCAGGTGGAGGTACCGCGCCCAGAGGGCGGCACCCTGCGGCTGAAGATTCCGGCCGGAACCCAGGATGGAAAGCAGTTCCGGGTGCGGGGCGCGGGGGCTCCGCGACCTCGTGGCGAGGGACGCGGGGACATGATCGTGAAGATCCGTGTTGTGGTGCCGGAGAGGCTCAACCGCAGAGAACGTGAGATACTCGAAGCGTTCGCCGACGTCCATGATGAGGACGTGCGTGAGGAACTCTTCCGCAGGGTCGGGGAGGTGCGCTAG
- a CDS encoding nucleotide exchange factor GrpE — translation MSSEEKNERENEVREEPPAGGSVGEQPASAAEKTPQQEAEEVPAADAGKETPVVGGEGPGVKEEICRLQEELEATRHERDEYLDTLKRLKAEFENSRKRQERERAKIVELASERLVRELLPVLDNLERALESEGDIREGVRATRDQLLGVLEQEGLIPVASDGQHFDPSVHEAVMSQPSEEHEEGVIVQTFQRGYLLNGKPIRPAKVVVARRT, via the coding sequence TTGAGCAGCGAAGAGAAAAACGAGAGAGAGAACGAGGTCCGCGAAGAGCCGCCGGCGGGTGGATCCGTGGGCGAGCAGCCCGCTTCCGCCGCGGAGAAGACCCCGCAGCAGGAAGCCGAGGAGGTACCTGCGGCGGACGCCGGGAAGGAGACTCCCGTCGTGGGCGGGGAGGGGCCCGGTGTCAAGGAGGAGATCTGCCGCCTGCAGGAGGAGCTCGAGGCTACGCGGCATGAACGGGACGAGTACCTGGATACCCTGAAGCGCCTCAAGGCCGAGTTCGAGAACAGCCGCAAGCGGCAGGAGCGTGAGCGGGCGAAGATCGTCGAGCTCGCCTCCGAGCGGCTGGTGAGGGAGCTACTGCCCGTTCTTGACAACCTCGAGCGGGCGCTGGAGTCTGAGGGAGACATCCGGGAAGGTGTCCGGGCCACCCGGGACCAGCTGCTGGGGGTCCTCGAGCAGGAGGGGCTCATCCCGGTCGCCTCCGACGGGCAACACTTCGATCCCAGCGTGCACGAGGCCGTCATGAGCCAGCCCTCTGAGGAGCACGAGGAGGGTGTGATAGTCCAGACCTTCCAGCGGGGTTATCTGCTCAACGGCAAGCCGATACGTCCCGCGAAGGTGGTGGTAGCGAGGCGGACCTGA
- the dnaK gene encoding molecular chaperone DnaK codes for MGKSIGIDLGTTNSCVAVLEGGDPVVIPNAEGERTTPSVVAFDKRSGERLVGQLARRQAVTNPDRTIYSIKRFMGRRFSEVKAEIERVGYPVVSGSGGDVRVRIGEKEYSPPEISAMILQKLKRDAEEYLGEEVTDAVITVPAYFEDAQRQATKDAGRIAGLNVKRIINEPTAAALAYGLDKENDQTILVFDLGGGTFDVSILELGDGVFEVKATSGNNHLGGDDFDARVVDWMVQEFKKAEGIDLSQDKMATQRLVEAAEKAKKELSSTTTTNINLPFITADANGPKHLDLTLTRAKFNDLTADLVEATAGPVRQAMEDAGLSKGDVDQVILVGGSTRIPAVQEKVRELTGKDPHKGINPDEVVAIGAAIQAGVLAGEVKDVLLLDVTPLSLGIETKGGVMTKLIERNTTIPTRKSEVFTTAEDNQSSVEIKVYQGEREIAAHNKLIGNFQLVGIPPAPRGVPQIEVTFDIDANGILNVSAKDLGTGREQKITITASSGLSDEEIEQMVRDAEAHAEEDRRRREEAEVRNNADNLVYSIERNLKELDGKIDQQTRDEIEKALKEAKEALAGDDIEQIKQKQEALLTASHKLSQVLYQQAQEQQQSSSGQQGGSDEDVVEDAEVIDEEDDEEKRNR; via the coding sequence ATGGGCAAGAGCATAGGCATAGACCTTGGAACGACCAACAGCTGCGTGGCGGTACTCGAGGGTGGAGATCCCGTGGTGATTCCCAACGCGGAGGGTGAACGTACGACGCCCTCGGTGGTCGCCTTCGACAAGCGGAGCGGGGAGCGGCTGGTGGGGCAGCTTGCCCGCAGGCAGGCGGTGACCAACCCGGACCGGACGATCTACTCGATAAAGCGCTTCATGGGCAGGCGTTTTTCGGAGGTGAAGGCCGAGATCGAGCGGGTCGGGTATCCGGTGGTCTCCGGCAGCGGCGGGGACGTGCGGGTCAGGATAGGTGAGAAGGAGTACTCGCCGCCCGAGATCTCGGCGATGATCCTGCAGAAGCTCAAGCGGGACGCCGAGGAGTATCTGGGCGAGGAGGTCACCGACGCGGTCATCACGGTGCCTGCGTACTTCGAGGATGCGCAGCGGCAGGCCACCAAGGATGCCGGCCGGATAGCCGGGCTCAACGTCAAGAGGATCATAAACGAGCCGACGGCCGCTGCTCTCGCCTACGGGCTGGACAAGGAGAATGACCAGACGATTTTGGTCTTCGACCTCGGTGGGGGGACGTTCGACGTCTCCATCCTGGAGCTTGGTGACGGGGTCTTCGAGGTCAAGGCCACGAGCGGTAACAACCACCTCGGCGGCGACGACTTCGACGCCAGGGTCGTCGACTGGATGGTACAGGAGTTCAAGAAGGCCGAGGGGATAGACCTCTCACAGGACAAGATGGCGACGCAGCGGCTGGTGGAGGCGGCCGAGAAGGCCAAGAAGGAGCTCTCCTCGACCACCACGACGAACATCAACCTGCCGTTCATCACGGCCGATGCCAACGGCCCCAAGCACCTCGATCTCACGCTCACCCGCGCCAAGTTCAACGACCTGACCGCCGATCTTGTGGAGGCCACCGCTGGTCCGGTTCGCCAGGCGATGGAGGACGCGGGGCTCAGCAAGGGCGACGTCGATCAGGTGATCCTGGTCGGCGGCTCGACCCGCATACCTGCGGTGCAGGAGAAGGTCAGGGAGCTTACGGGGAAGGACCCTCACAAGGGCATAAACCCCGATGAGGTCGTCGCGATAGGCGCGGCCATCCAGGCCGGAGTGCTCGCCGGTGAGGTCAAGGACGTGCTTTTGCTCGACGTCACGCCGCTCTCGTTGGGCATCGAGACCAAGGGCGGGGTGATGACCAAGCTCATTGAGCGCAACACGACCATCCCGACGCGCAAGAGCGAGGTCTTCACCACCGCAGAAGACAACCAGTCCTCCGTCGAGATCAAGGTGTACCAGGGCGAACGCGAGATCGCGGCGCACAACAAGCTCATCGGCAACTTCCAGCTCGTCGGGATACCACCGGCGCCGAGGGGGGTGCCGCAGATAGAGGTGACCTTCGACATCGACGCGAACGGCATCCTCAACGTCAGCGCCAAGGATCTCGGCACGGGCAGGGAGCAGAAGATCACGATAACCGCCTCCAGCGGGCTCTCCGACGAGGAGATCGAGCAGATGGTGCGCGACGCGGAGGCGCACGCCGAGGAGGACCGGCGCCGCCGCGAGGAGGCCGAGGTCCGCAACAACGCGGACAACCTGGTCTACTCGATCGAGCGCAACCTCAAGGAACTCGACGGCAAGATCGACCAGCAGACCAGGGACGAGATCGAGAAAGCCCTCAAGGAGGCCAAGGAGGCGCTCGCCGGGGACGACATAGAGCAGATAAAGCAGAAGCAGGAGGCCCTGCTCACCGCCTCACACAAGCTCTCGCAGGTGCTCTACCAGCAGGCCCAGGAACAGCAGCAGTCCTCAAGCGGCCAGCAGGGTGGCTCCGACGAAGACGTCGTCGAGGACGCAGAGGTCATAGACGAGGAGGACGACGAGGAGAAGCGCAACAGATAG
- a CDS encoding type IV pilus twitching motility protein PilT encodes MEGTSWFEDLVEGVVTRGASDLHLKVGSPPVRRVDGHLERVGEMKLSPLDTERILDGILPEKLRPEFEREGEVDFSLALAGKGRFRVNAFRQRGSVSVVMRFVPFEVPRLEDLGLPRAVRRLALEERGIVLVTGTTGSGKSTTLAAMIDLVNRTTAKHIVTIEDPIEYLHRDHRSIINQREVGSDTASFSRALRRVLRQDPDIILIGEIRDTETAQIALSAAETGHLVLSTLHTVDAAETVNRLIDLFPPYERGQVRAMLAGTLRGIVGQRLIRRSDGSGRIAACEIMIGTGRIRDFILDESKTGQIPQAIAEGDYYGMQTFDQALLGLLGSGQIDYQEALKASSRPQDFQLMARALHQGTAH; translated from the coding sequence ATCGAGGGAACATCCTGGTTCGAGGATCTCGTAGAGGGAGTGGTGACGCGGGGAGCGAGCGACCTGCACCTGAAGGTCGGGTCGCCACCGGTGCGGCGGGTGGACGGGCACCTCGAGCGCGTGGGTGAGATGAAGCTCAGTCCTCTGGACACTGAGAGGATACTGGACGGAATCCTGCCGGAGAAGCTGCGTCCGGAGTTCGAGCGGGAGGGGGAGGTGGATTTCTCGCTGGCTCTGGCGGGCAAGGGCAGGTTCAGGGTCAACGCGTTCAGGCAGAGGGGCTCGGTCTCAGTGGTCATGCGCTTCGTACCATTTGAGGTTCCGAGGCTGGAAGATCTGGGGCTACCCAGAGCCGTAAGGCGCCTGGCGCTCGAGGAGCGTGGCATCGTGCTGGTGACAGGCACCACGGGGAGTGGCAAGTCCACAACGCTGGCCGCGATGATCGACCTCGTCAACCGCACCACGGCCAAGCACATCGTAACCATAGAAGACCCGATCGAATACCTCCACCGGGACCACAGGAGCATCATAAACCAGCGGGAGGTCGGTTCGGACACCGCGTCCTTCTCCCGGGCACTCAGACGGGTGCTGCGACAGGACCCGGATATCATACTGATCGGGGAGATAAGGGACACCGAGACCGCCCAGATAGCACTCTCGGCGGCGGAGACCGGGCATCTGGTTCTCTCGACGCTGCACACGGTCGACGCGGCGGAGACGGTCAACCGGCTCATAGACCTCTTTCCTCCCTACGAAAGGGGACAGGTAAGGGCGATGCTCGCCGGAACCCTGCGCGGGATCGTCGGACAGCGGCTCATAAGGAGGTCGGACGGCTCCGGGAGGATCGCGGCCTGTGAGATAATGATCGGCACCGGGAGGATAAGGGACTTCATTCTGGACGAGAGCAAGACCGGTCAGATCCCGCAGGCGATCGCGGAGGGCGATTACTATGGGATGCAGACCTTCGACCAGGCCCTGCTCGGGCTGCTGGGAAGTGGTCAGATCGACTACCAGGAAGCGCTGAAGGCATCAAGCCGGCCGCAGGATTTCCAGCTGATGGCGCGCGCCCTACATCAGGGCACCGCTCATTGA
- a CDS encoding glycosyltransferase translates to MAHGKPLLTLVVPTRDEAENVRKLARRLDENLSGIDYRLLFVDDSSDETPGIILEMSRHDPRIRLIRREEHEREGGLSTAVTTGMEAAEESVYTCVMDADLQHPPEKVREMLEVARTSGADVVVASRYAPGGDYAGLSGPVRRGVSWGSRFLARMIFKEARKTTDPMTGFFLLRNEAISGIQFRPKGFKILLEILVCAPDLKVVELPFRFQARNAGVSKATVRQGFDYLAHIASLFWYVPSAGRFWKFALVGASGVLVNMVTLIVLAEILHADKVIAWMFGVGVSILSNFLLNNAFTWRDVRHSSRIHFLLRGALAYPVAIIGIGANFAVYYPLIKYVSDAFPYYVIFNFFGIAAATAVNFILSSRLIFRPPSPRTLDPEAPPEQATAEIKRELRAERAGLIVFPERRPLGEHTPEPQEEDLETIELAIRRRHPILALTGPTRPQPRTNTRWANTLAVPVVEGGEVLGALYASRRSTEPFTEDDLQWLTSYAIGAPALLRSHPRATPQESHLRTRRKVPGETPPQQ, encoded by the coding sequence GTGGCGCACGGGAAGCCGCTCCTCACGCTCGTGGTGCCGACCAGGGACGAGGCCGAGAACGTGCGGAAGCTGGCGCGCAGGCTTGACGAGAACCTCTCCGGGATAGACTACAGGCTGCTCTTCGTCGACGACTCGAGCGACGAGACCCCCGGGATCATCCTCGAGATGTCCCGGCATGACCCCAGGATACGCCTCATCCGACGCGAGGAACACGAGCGGGAGGGCGGCCTCTCGACCGCCGTTACAACCGGGATGGAGGCGGCGGAAGAGAGCGTCTACACCTGCGTCATGGACGCGGATCTGCAACACCCGCCGGAGAAAGTCCGGGAGATGCTGGAGGTGGCGCGCACCTCGGGGGCGGACGTGGTGGTTGCCAGCCGCTACGCCCCCGGCGGCGACTACGCCGGCCTCTCCGGCCCGGTGAGACGGGGGGTCTCCTGGGGCAGCAGGTTCCTGGCCCGGATGATCTTCAAGGAGGCCCGCAAGACCACCGACCCGATGACCGGCTTTTTCCTGCTTAGGAACGAGGCGATCTCCGGCATTCAGTTCAGGCCCAAGGGTTTCAAGATACTCCTGGAGATCCTGGTGTGCGCTCCCGACCTGAAGGTGGTGGAGCTCCCCTTCCGGTTCCAGGCGCGCAACGCCGGCGTCTCCAAGGCCACCGTTCGCCAGGGGTTCGACTATCTGGCCCACATCGCGAGCCTGTTCTGGTACGTGCCCTCAGCCGGACGCTTCTGGAAGTTCGCCCTCGTGGGTGCCTCGGGCGTGCTGGTCAACATGGTCACCCTGATCGTGCTCGCAGAGATCCTGCACGCGGATAAGGTGATCGCGTGGATGTTCGGCGTAGGTGTGAGCATCCTGAGCAACTTCCTGCTCAACAACGCGTTCACCTGGCGCGACGTGCGGCACTCGAGCCGCATCCACTTCCTGCTGCGCGGCGCCCTGGCCTACCCGGTCGCGATAATCGGTATAGGTGCCAACTTCGCCGTCTACTATCCGCTGATAAAGTACGTCAGCGACGCCTTCCCCTACTACGTCATCTTCAACTTCTTCGGGATAGCGGCGGCGACAGCAGTAAACTTCATCCTGAGCTCGAGGTTGATATTCAGGCCTCCTTCCCCGCGGACACTCGACCCGGAGGCTCCACCGGAGCAGGCTACCGCGGAGATAAAACGCGAGCTCCGAGCCGAGCGTGCCGGCCTGATCGTCTTCCCGGAGAGGAGACCGCTGGGAGAGCACACCCCGGAGCCGCAGGAAGAGGACCTCGAGACGATCGAGCTCGCCATCCGCAGGAGACACCCTATCCTCGCACTGACCGGCCCGACCCGTCCGCAGCCGCGCACGAACACCCGCTGGGCCAACACCCTGGCGGTGCCCGTCGTGGAGGGGGGAGAGGTGCTGGGCGCTCTCTACGCATCCAGGCGCTCCACAGAACCCTTCACCGAGGACGACCTGCAGTGGCTTACTTCCTACGCAATTGGAGCCCCGGCACTCCTGCGCAGCCATCCCCGCGCCACACCCCAAGAATCTCACCTGCGAACCAGACGAAAAGTGCCCGGAGAAACCCCGCCGCAACAGTAG
- a CDS encoding heat shock protein transcriptional repressor HspR, whose protein sequence is MEIRKKPVFMIGVAAELIGVHPQTLRMYEQKGLLVPRKSIKNTRLYSQEDIERGRYIQKLTQEMGMNLAGVRMVLDLERKIERLEKENARLARKLERQQREHFLAIQEVHRSYKRELVLLPRGELVRRSGSPS, encoded by the coding sequence ATGGAGATCAGGAAGAAACCGGTGTTCATGATCGGGGTCGCCGCCGAGCTCATCGGCGTACACCCCCAGACCCTGCGCATGTACGAGCAGAAAGGGCTTCTGGTACCGCGCAAGAGCATAAAGAACACCCGTCTCTATTCCCAGGAGGACATAGAGCGCGGCCGCTACATACAGAAGCTGACCCAGGAGATGGGAATGAACCTCGCGGGGGTCAGAATGGTACTGGACCTCGAGCGCAAGATAGAGCGGCTGGAGAAGGAGAACGCCCGTCTCGCCAGAAAGCTTGAGAGACAGCAGCGCGAGCATTTCCTGGCCATCCAGGAGGTCCACCGCAGCTACAAACGGGAGCTCGTCCTCCTTCCCCGAGGTGAGCTGGTCCGGCGCTCGGGCTCGCCTTCATGA